The sequence below is a genomic window from Ignavibacteriales bacterium.
TTCTTTGCTGACCTCTAATTGCTTTTGAAATACCGATAACAATTCCTTCTTCGCCGACCTTCAATGAAGATAGTGTTTTGAATTCATTCTTAATTTCATGCTGTTGGTCAATTGGTATAACGGTAATGTTTGCGGCAACTATCGGTGCAAGAACACACTCATCACCATCAGCTTCAAATTTTATTCTGTCTTTTGATGTTTCGATAAGATGAATCTGCATTCCGGGATGTAAACCCTGCGCGACTAACTGAGCATATACCGCCTGCGGTTCATCTTCGATATGGATTATACGAACAAACTCTCCAGCTCTTACATCTGAAAGTGAAACTCCTTTATGCCTGGGAAGTTTTCCATCAGAAGAAGGAATTGGATCGCCGTGCGGATCAAACACCGGGTTACCAAGTTGTGCTGCGAGTGCCTCCACTTGTTCAATTGTTAAATTGTGTTCTTTATCTTCGGCGGAACTATGCCACTCTACTTCAGGAGTAGTTGTTTCATCCGCTAAATACCGCTCCCAAAGCCTGTGGACTCTTATTACTCTCAATGCGTATGATCTGCCTTCGGATGTAAGTTGAATTTCATTATTGATGAATGAAACGAGTCCCATTTTTTCAAGTCGTGTGATTAATGCTGCGGACTCATCCGGAGTTATAGAAAGATTCCCGGCAAGACTGTTTAGATTACAAATAATATTTTTGTACTCACAGTCATATAAATATTTAAGTGCATCTTCAATCAGAATTCTTTTGTTGTTTCGTTTTGCATTTTGTATTTGAGAAAACATTCCTTTGCCCGGAAGAAAGAACAGAACAAGTACTGCTATCACAAGTACAGATACGATTAAAGCCAATAACGGGTCTATCATAATATTTACCTTTTGCTAAAACCTATTTTGTTTTTACTTCAACAAAAATATTTGCGGCAATAGTTGAACTCAGATTTATTTCTTTACCATCGATAATGACAAGCATTGAATGATCAAAATTCAGAATATCTTTTATTAAAATTTCTTTGTTCAATTCAATCCCGATCTTCGAGATGTATTTAAGAAAACCATTATCAAAATCATTTACTCTTATAACTTTTGCTTTTTGCTTTTCTTTCAAAATTGTTAATGGTATTGCTTTCCTTGGCTTGGGAAGCGTACCGTCCTTTCCTGGTATCGGGTCCCCGTGCGGATCATATTCCGGAAAGTCGAGCATCTCTTCCATCCGGTTTATCAAATCATCTGAACATGAATGTTCAAGCTTATGCGCTTCGTCGTGTACTTTATCCCAAGGCATTCCAACAACCTGGTAAAGAAATACTTCCCAGATACGATGGCGGCGAACCATATTCTTTGCGTAGTTCTTTCCTGATTCGGTTAACTGTATTCCTTTGTATTTCTCGTATTTAATATGACCATCACGTGAAAGTTTTTTTATCATATCAGTTACGGCGGCATTTGATATTTCAAGCTTCTCTGCAATTACACTTGTTTTAATTTTTCCGCCTATGTCAAGATTTTTATAGATCACACTCAGGTAATCTTCTTTAGAAATATTATGCATTCTCAGTTTTAAGTTTATTGTCGCTGTTAATTTAAGTGAACTTAAATTATTTGTCAAGCATCCTTCAATAAGATTAATTTTTAATGTGCATAAAAAACCCCGCCAAAGCGGGGTATTATGAATTAATATTTCAAGATAAACTATGATCCAACCATTGCGGCTACCTGGCGTGCCACTTTCAGATTATAATCGAATGCTAACTTTTTATAATTAACAAGATCGATGATAGTACCGATGACACAAAGACCGCCGGTAAACAAGTATAGAAGTCCCATACCTATTTGATCAAGTACAAACCGCTGAACCCCGGCAATTCCAAGGAATCCGATTAAAGTAAGTAACATGATTGTTTGAGCGTCTTTTCTCCTGGAGGTATAAATAGTAGCAAACTGTTGAAGTTTTGCATCATCCATATCTTTAACCAGTGTTTGAACATAAGCCATTTCATCCATTTCAAGCGTGGGCAGGTATTGGTAAATTTTATCCATATGAACTCCCTTCAATTAGGAATGATTTTATTTTGATTATTAATTATTTGATCTTTTGTTAGCTGAACTATTCTATAAACTAAAATTAATAATGCCGGAATTCCAAGCGGGTGCGATGTGAAAGATTCATAAATTTCAAAACGGAAAAGATGTGATATTGAATGACCAAGACCGCAACCGGGACAAAATCCAATTCCAAGATTATTAAACAAACAAAATGTAAAATGATTTTCAGTTGATGGAGAATAAAATGCAAGAAAGGTGAGAGCGAAAAGCCACAATAAAGCTTCAAGATTAATGCTGCGATATATCAGTCGGGCTTTCATATTCAATCTGATTTAAACTTAAATTAAAATAGCCATCAAGTCAATCTTTTCCTAATTGATGCCAACCGTTTATCAGCATTGAATTGCAGTTAAAATAATTTCAACCGATTAGCTCTGCCGTGCAATCAGTTGTTTTTAATGAAGGAATCCAGTTCGTGCAGTGAATCAAAGTAGAGAATATCAGGAAATTGTTTTAGTATGTTATCCTTTTCAAGTCTTGCTGCCTGCCCGCCGATAACAATTTTTTGTTCAGGAAAAAACTTTCTGATATGTTCAATGACATTAAGCAGGCGTAACAGATTCAAATACAAATTGAAAGAAAGTCCAACCAATTCCGGTTTAAAGGATTTTATAAGTTTTAATAAATCTTTTGACGGCACCGACGCTCCGAGAAATTTTGTGTCCCATCCATTGAATTCAAAAATATTAGAAACCATTAAAGCTCCGATTTCATGATGTTCTTTATCAATGCAGCTTATGATCGCCTTTTTAACAGATTTATTCTTCCCGGACTTTTTCGGTTTAATTGATGTGATCAATTCAAGTGTTATTTGTGATGCGGCATGCTCTTCGGCTACGGTTAAACTGCCTTCATCCCACATTTTGCCCACCCTGTACAAAGAACGCTGATACAAATCGGTATACACATCTTTTATATCAGTTTTTTGTGAGAGAAGTTCTTTTACTATTTCGGAACACCGCTGCTTTTTTCCTTCAATGAGATTATTAAAATAATCCAGGAAATAAACTTCACTTATATTTTGTTTTTCTTTTAATGTTCGCATATATCTTTAAATGTATGTTAAAGTATAAATCAATTTGATCAAAAAAAAGTTCCATTCAGAAGAACAATTATGATTCTATTCCTCTTCTTGATAACACCCCTTGCTGATAATAATGTTTAACTTCTTTCATTTCTGTTACAAGGTCAGCTTTATCAATAATTTCCTGCGGGCAATACCTGCCCGTAAGAATGATCTCAACTTCCGATGGCTTCTCGTTAAGAAAAGCTAATACCTGTTCCGTAGTTATCAACCTAAAGTATATTGAAACAAGAATTTCATCAAGAATTATTATATCGAAATCATTACTCAACATTTTATTTTTAGCTGATGACATACCTTTTAATGCCTTTTGAATTTCTTCATCCGGCGGCAGTTCTTTTTTATAAACAAAATCATCACCCGCAAATTGTTCAATTTCTATCCACTCATTCAGTGAGTTCAGACTCTTAAGTTCATTGTAAGGAAACTCCTTCATAAACTGCACTATGTAAGTTCTCAAACCAAAACCAGCAGCCCTGATCGCCTGCCCTATAGCAGCGGTTGTTTTGCCTTTTCCATTTCCGGTATAGATCTGTATAAATCCTTTTTCAAGTTTCATATTATTTTTTGAATATCAGTTTTTTGAAAGCCGTTGTAAATACTCCGAGTGTTATACCTGAAAGTAATCCTATCAGAGGAGCCATCATAATAAAAAAAATTTTTGCATCGCCGGGCGATGGCAGTTTCTCAAACCCTGACTTTAACTGCGGGTTATTATTTATATAGTGATCAAAAAATATTACCTGAATGGCTGATGACAACACTGCCAGTAAAAATCCAAGTACAAATCCATTAACAAAAAATTTTGCTGTAAGGAATTTTGCAAGTATAAATGCACAAACCATAAAGACGGGCAGCCAGATTATAAGTTCATACTTACCTAATAACCCCAGAACACCGGCGGCTCCCATTAATATTCCAAAAAATAAAAGCGGTAGAATAAGTTTCAGATTTATTTTACTCATTATTATCTATTTAAAACTCCAATTGCATTTTTTGCCTGTTTCAAATGTCTCCGGTTATGATAGGCAATGATCATCAAACAATCTCCCAGATTGTATCTTACAAGCGGTGAAGCGGGTGAAGTAATTTTATATGCAGCTAAATTTTTGTTTTTAAAGGTTTCAATTAATTTATTCAAATCTTCAAGTTGTTTTAAGAAAACCGAAATTACATCGCTTCTCACATTGCTCACTGTCAATCTGAATGCTTTTGGTGATTTATATTTTTTCATCTGATCCGGATCTACAGTTTTGATTATCATTTTTCCAATGAATGAATTCTTGAAATGAATATTCCCATTAGCATCTGAATTGTGTAAAGAAAGTTTAAGTTTCTCAAACACCGGAAAATACAAACCATTTGTTTTTATAAGATGTTCAAAACATTCACCCGCGCTCCAGGATTCAGATGATGGTTTTCTATTCAATAACTCGGGGGCAATATTTCCAAAGTCTTTTTTTATTTCGTTGGTGACTTCGGTTGAATAATCAAAATAAAATTTTAGCAAATCATTACTTGTCATATAACATATAAATTTGTTGAAAATATCTTTGCCCTAAGTTATAAAATTGAATGCTTACAATCCTCTTAATTTGAGACGTAGTTTGACTAAAGTTCATAGAATGAGACCACTCACAAATTTTTCATTTAATAATCAGAATTTTTTATCACTTATCTGTTGGCACAGAATTTAAGATTCAATTATTGGTTGGAAACAAACCATTGAGGGTAACATGGAAAATTTATCAAATCACGTATTCCAAATATTTGCAATACTGATTTTTGCCGGAGGACTGTTAGGGTTCCTATTCCTGTTAATGTTTGATGATAAATAAAAATTAGTTTGCTCAAAGGCTGATAGGATCGTCTCTTTTTCGATTAACCGGGGATCTAAATGAATGAAATGTGTTCCTGCGTAACTAACAAACGCATCCTGTCAGCTTTTATATTTGAAACTTCCGCCGATATCTTTTATCGCTATATTTATTTCATGTTTTGAAGCCTCATCAAGTAAACGCTGCATCGGTTCTTCTACAGGTTCCATTCCCTGTTTAAAAGTATAAAAATGAATAGGTATAAAGTGTCTTGCTTTAATATGCTGTGACGCCATTACCAAAGCCTCTTCAGGTGTGCAGTGATTTCTTCTCCATGGATGATAAGCCCCAATCGGCATTATTGCTACTTCGATATTATTTTCATTTATCGGCATAAATAATTCATGAAAAGCTGTATCGCCGCCGAATAAAATTTTAGTGTTATTCTTTTCTATTATATATGCGTTGAAGCTTCTGCCGTCTTCCATAAATCCTCTTGAACGATCTCGTTCCCATGGAAAACGCCAGCCGAAATGTTTTACCTCTAGTGCTTTAATTCTTAAATCAAGGGGAAAAATTTCTTCATTCCAGTCAATTTCATTAAGTGATTTCCATTCAAGATCCTCGATAACATCCTTAGTATTAAATGCTGTAACACAATCGATCTGATCAGGATACAGATCAACCAATGACGACAGAGTTTCATAATCCATGTGATCCATGTGAGCGTGTGACAACAAAACAAGATCGGGTTTTGGTATTTCTTCGAGTTTAAGTGCAGGCATTGTGTACCTGCTTGGTCCAAAGGTAAGTCCGAATATGTACAATCCTACTCTTTCAAAAAGAACCGGGTCTGTAATAATAATCGTCCCGAAAAAATTTATAAGAACTGTAGCGTGACCAATCCAGGCAATGTTTATTTCATCATCTTTCCAGGCAGAAGGATCTGGTTTTAATAAAGGATAAACATCATCTTCACTTCGCTTCCCGTAAATCTTTTCACTTAAAAAAGGAAATGACATTAATGACCCGACAAAAGCCGACGATATATTTCTAATGAATTTTTTTCTGTTCATATTTTACGAGTAATGTTGATGTAAATTAATACTGATATAATAATTTTGGTTTTGAATTTATAGTAGTAATAAAATAGGTTTAGACAAGGAAAATGATTTAAACTAAAACAATGGATTTTCCGTCAAACACATTCTTATATAACAATTTCCAAAATAAATTGCGATTGAAAAATTACCATCTGTTAAACAAAAAATACGCTCTTCTTCATATGAAGATATTTGTGATACTTATTCTTCCATTTGCCGGATGCTATGATGACAAAATCGAACAGGTAAAAGATGTGTATGTCAGTTACTTTCCGATGCAGCCCGGGAATAGATGGGTTTATGAAACCAACAATCTTGATTTGACTATTGAAATCTCAAGCTCAATATATTTAAACCATAATTTATATCATGAAGTTCTGAGAATTTATGATGGGGAAAGTGACACAATTTATTTGCGCGGTTCAATTGATGAAAAAATTTTTATCAACTTTAATAGACAGGATTATATCTATGTGGACTTTCTCAGGAATGAAGGGGAAATCTGGCAGTCCTTCGAAAGTTTTTATAGTAAAGTGAACAAAAAAGGATTGACTGTTCAAACCGCAGCAGGAACATTCCACAATGTAATCGAAATATTTACAGATAATACACAACTTTCTGATCTCTATGAGTTTAACAGGTACGCGCCCGGTGTTGGTCTTGTTGAATCAATAGGTTTCAGAAGAACCTACAGACTTAAAAGAGCATATGTTAATGGTATTACTTATCCATAAAATGAATTAATTTTCTAAGAACTTTTTTCAGGAAAAATTATGAGCCTGTTTCAAATATTAATTTTATTACTAATCGCTGGTATTTGCGGTTCAATTGCCCGATCGCTTGTTGGATTTTCAAAAGGCGGGTGCATTCTTTCTATAGCCGTTGGGTTTATTGGAGCTTTAATCGGCAACTGGCTTGCCCGCGAAATGAACCTGCCGGATTTTTTAACTCTCAATATCGGCGGAACCAGTTTTCCGGTTGTGTGGGCGATAGTCGGCGCAGTTCTGTTTAGCGGTATCCTGAGCGCACTAACTTCAGGTAAAAAATAAATATGGGAACACAGTTCAAAGGCAAACAGCAAGAGATAAGTTCACTTAATACTTATCTGAAATTAATAAGAGCCGCAGATAGCATAAGAAGCAGACTAAACAATTACCTTGTTGAAAATGGTATAACAGAAAATCAGTTCAGTGTTCTTGATGTGTTATATCACCTTGGTCCTACAAACCAAAAAGAGCTTGGTAAAAAATTGCTGCGAAGCGGCGGAAATATAACCCTTGTTATAGACAATCTGGAAAAATCAGGTCTTGTTAAAAGAGTGAGAGGCAAAGAAGACCGCAGACAATTTATTGTTGAGATTGAAGAACCGGGTAAAAAACTTTTCAAAAAAATTTTCCCGGGTTTTCTTGATATGATTGTGGAAACTGCTGACATCCTTTCCGCTAAAGAGCAGAAAGAACTTCAAAGACTGACTAAAAAAATCGGGTTGGGAAAACCGGTTGACGATTAATTTTCACGTTTAGTTTTTAGTTCATCAAGTACAATTGGCAACACCACACCGGAAGCATCAAACAGTGAAATATCTGCAATCGAAGAAATTTCGGTTGGATTAATATTCACTTCAACCAGGTAAGCTCCTGCACGTTTAGCTGTATAAATCAATGATGCGGCAGGATAAACAATCGCCGAAGTCCCGACAATAAAAAATAAATCGCAGTTTAATGAAGCTTCTTCCGCGCCTTTATATTGATCCTGTGGAAGGTATTCCCCAAACCAGACAACATCAGGACGTATTAATCCACCGCAGCTGCATCTTGGAATTTTTTCTAATGGATTAAAGTCTTCGTTATAATATGTGTGACAGTCTATGCAATAGTTTCGTTCAATATTTCCATGCAATTCATAAATTAATTTACTGCCTGCACGCCGGTGAAGATTGTCAATGTTTTGTGTCACGACTGAAACCTGTTCAAAATAATTCTGCATTTCCGCAATTGCCAAATGCCCCTTGTTAGGTTTTGCATGATGCACAATTTCTTTTCGATGATTATACCACTCCCATACGAGTTGAGGGTTTCTCAGAAAAGCATCAAAGTTTGCAAGCTCTTCAGGTTTTAATTTGTTCCATATACCATCTTTACCGCGGAAGGTAGGAATGCCGCTTTCAGCTGAGATGCCGGCACCGGTAAAAAAAACTACCTTCTTAAACGAAGGCAGTTTATTAAAAAAATCTTCCTGGTTATCCATTACTATTCGTCTTTAATTTCATTCAGAAGATTTTTTGCTTCGCTTAAAACTTTATCATCATCCTCATCAGCTTTGGGAGCCTTTTCAATTTTCTTTAAAACTTCTCGAGCTTTTTCGTATTCATCTTCTTCAATGTAAGCTTTGCCAAGGTCAAGATAGAACATCCTGAAATTAGGTCTTAAATTTATTGCCATATTAAATTGTCTGATTGCTTCTTCAATATCACCCCAGCCAAGTCCTATCGGTAATCTTACCAGGTATGATTTTTCGCAGACTTTTGCATGTGTTCTTCCAAGAACATAATGTGCTAACGCCTGAAAATGACTTCCGCCGTTGCCAAGCTGAATGGCTTTTTCACAATCTTCTTTAACATCATTCACTGTTCCGATTGCTGAAAATACTCCTTCAAATAACGCAGTCTTACCATTTGCTATTGCTCTGCGCAGATAGGTTATTGATTGATCGGAAGCCAGCTTTACGGATTTATCTGCATAATCAAAAGCTTTTCTGAACATAGCTTCCTGTTCATCTTTTTGTTTGTCGGTATTGGATGGAAGATGTTCGGCTATATCAACTAAAGCCCGGCTCATTCTCCAATGCACTTCCCAGTTATCTTTAAATTTTTGATTTGCCTGTTCAAGAATTTCAAGTGCTTTTTTGTTATTGAATTCACTCACCTGTTTATCAGCATCTTTTAATAGATCCTCCAGTGATTGAGGAAATACAATTATGCTTTGAACAAAAATTGCGAACAATAAAATCAGTCCTCTAAAAGTAAGTTTAGTTTTCATGTCAGTCATCAAATAAAGTTTTTTTTTCCTGTTCCTCTTTAATTAAATCCTGCCCATACAGATCGGTGCCTGCAAGCTGTATATATTTAGTCCACTTGCTGTCACTTTTCAATTCAGTTTGAATTGCATTTTTGTATGCGTTCACCTTTGCGCTTAACTCATCAGCCTGGTAAAGCGCAATTGCTTCAACTGTTTTGGGAACAACGGGTGATGCGTGTTCCAGCTTGCCCTGGTGACTAAGAATCAGATGGAGTAAAGAATTTTTTAGTTCTTCCGGAAATTCTTTAATCAAATTTATTTTTTCATTTACGATCATTGCAGCAATTGTAATATGACCTAACAATTTTCCCTTATCGGTGTACTCGAAAGATGTATCTGAATTCAGTTCTTCTATTTTTCCGAAATCATGCAGCATTGCCCCGCATACAAGCAAATCCCTGTTGATGTCCGGATGAATATCGCTCATCAGGTCGCAGATTTTTATTATCTCAAGTGTGTGTTCGATCAAACCATGCAAATATCCATGATGCCACATTTTTCCTGCTGGTGAAACAGAAAACTTTTGAAAATTCTCATCATCAAAAACTAAAGTAATTAGCTGCTTAAGTTTTTTGTCTCTGATTTTTTGAATGCGTGCGGTGAATTCCTTTTTCATTTCTTCAGGATTTCTTTTTGACTTCGGAAGAAAATCGGAAGATGAAACACCATCTGACGGGATTGCAAGACGAATGGTATCAACTTTTATTTGATTTGCGTTCTGGTATTCCTCAATGTGTCCTTTTACTTTTACAAGATCGCCGTTCTTTAAACCGGGAACCTGTTCTTCATAATTATCCCACACGTTTGCGCTTAAAGTAAGTGATTGATCTCCAAGTTCTAAACTAAGGTAAGGCTTCTGGTTTTTTGTTAATCGGACTTCGTTTCTTCGCACCAGAAGAAAATGGTCAACCCTGTTTCCTTTTACTAATGAAGCAAGCTCGGTTTGTTTTGTCATTATTGTTCTTTCAGAATTTCGTAAGAACTTTCTTTCGGTAAATGAGCAAGCACTGACCTGTTAAGCAATTCTATTGAAACCGCTATTGTCTTTTCGTTTGCTTCTTCCCGGTACACAGCAACAACATCTTTAAATGGACCGTCAAGAATTCTAATTCTCACTCCCGGAACAAGCCCTTCTTTAATAATATATTCTGTTTCAGTCTGCAGCATTTTTCTAAGATTATCAATTTGCCACGCCGGAATTTTTGCGGGGCTGCCTTTATCCGAAACGCATCTTACAACAGAAGGCTGTGTTAAAGAAAGTATTCTTTCTTTCTCGTCGGCAAAAATAAAAATATATCCTCTAAGCAAAGGTTCAGTCACTTTTTTCTTACGGTCACTCCATTGTTTCAATCTTGTTACCGATGGAAGATAAAACTCAACTCCTGCTTCTTCAATCTGTTTTGCAGCTTTAAATTCACTTCTTGGTTTGGTGTATAACGCAAACCAGTGTCTCTGATGTGTTAATTCATTTATCATCAGAGTTTCCCTGAAAAAATTATTATTAAGATCATCACTTACCCTGAACCGCAGCTCTTCCGATTGAATAGTAAGTTAAATCAAGATGTTTCATCTTTTCAATGTCGTATAGATTACGACCATCAAAAATCACAGGTGTTTTAAGTTTTGATTTAACTAAATCAAAATCCGGGTTCCTGAAAACATTCCACTCAGTTACAATTATCAGGGCATCTGCATTTTCAATTGCGATGTAAGAATTTTGTGCATACTTAATCATATCACCAATAACTGCTTTTGTTGTTTCCATTGCTTCAGGGTCGTAGGCAGTTACAGTAGCGCCTGCATCCACAAGTTTTTTTATCAGGTAATGTGATGGTGCTTCACGAACATCATCTGTATTCGGTTTAAAGGCAAGTCCCCACATCCCAAAGTGTTTTCCTTTTAAACTATCTTTATAGTGTCTGCTTATTTTCTGAAAGAACAAATCAACCTGGCGGTAGTTAACATCAATAACGGACTTTAAAATTTTAAAGTCATATTTATTTTCATTTGCGGTGTTAACGAGTGCAATAACATCCTTAGGAAAACAAGAACCTCCGTACCCTACACCGGGAAATAAAAATCGTTTACCGATTCTTGAATCAGCACCAATTCCGATTCTTACTTTATCAACTTCAGCGCCTGTTAGCTCACAAAGATTTGCGATTTCATTCATAAAGGAAATTTTTGTGGCAAGGAAAGAATTTGCCGCATACTTTGTCATCTCGGCAGATTTTTCATCCATAAAATATATCGGGTTACCGGAACGTATAAATGGTTCATAAAGCTGTTCAATTATTTCTTTCGTTTTAGGATTGCTCGTTCCTACAATAACTCTTTCAGGTTTCATAAAATCTTCTACGGCAATTCCTTCACGAAGAAACTCCGGGTTTGAAGCAACATCAAAATCAAAATTGGGGGCATGTTTTTTTACAGCGGCACGAACAAGTTCACTTGTACCAACAGGCACAGTACTTTTATCAACTAAAACTCTGAAGCCGAGGTTGGGTTCAGCTCTGAAGAACTTTCCAAGATCATCTGCAACTTTTAGTACGTATTGAAGATCAGCTTTTCCATCGCCGCCTTGTGGTGTAGGCAGGCAAAGCATAATTACAGCTGCTTTTCTCACAGCGTCGTGAAGGTCTGTTGTAAATGTTAATCTTCCTTCTTTAATGTTTCGTTCGAATAATGAATCAAGCCCTGGTTCATAAATCGGCATTTTACCGTTACGCA
It includes:
- a CDS encoding UDP-glucose/GDP-mannose dehydrogenase family protein, translating into MNIAVVGTGYVGLVSGTCFAETGNNVICVDVDAAKVDMMRNGKMPIYEPGLDSLFERNIKEGRLTFTTDLHDAVRKAAVIMLCLPTPQGGDGKADLQYVLKVADDLGKFFRAEPNLGFRVLVDKSTVPVGTSELVRAAVKKHAPNFDFDVASNPEFLREGIAVEDFMKPERVIVGTSNPKTKEIIEQLYEPFIRSGNPIYFMDEKSAEMTKYAANSFLATKISFMNEIANLCELTGAEVDKVRIGIGADSRIGKRFLFPGVGYGGSCFPKDVIALVNTANENKYDFKILKSVIDVNYRQVDLFFQKISRHYKDSLKGKHFGMWGLAFKPNTDDVREAPSHYLIKKLVDAGATVTAYDPEAMETTKAVIGDMIKYAQNSYIAIENADALIIVTEWNVFRNPDFDLVKSKLKTPVIFDGRNLYDIEKMKHLDLTYYSIGRAAVQGK